A genomic window from Aethina tumida isolate Nest 87 chromosome 4, icAetTumi1.1, whole genome shotgun sequence includes:
- the LOC109604404 gene encoding tensin-1 isoform X6 has translation MEAAQRYTDTSWQIFHTGQRKTPSPSVKDNQIQTDDSGIYSQIEPANGAPRGPVPSPRPSKQQADNRHIVHVEKVEVTYEPTVNNNKVEVVLHSHDEGTLRHGHLNKMITSNSYNGFGEALTTQPRLSKNNTNSSGGMDLSYVTERIISLWFSPSTTTRGYKQGQQHVSQMLRNKHGDNYKIFNLSEPKRALRNAHKHVKEVGWALNLAPPLERLCSVCKDIENWLNEDEHRIAVLHARGSKEKLGVIVAAYMHYSSICGSQEQALDRFSMRRFLDDNVGPLVLPSNKRYVEYFAGLLSHHIKINSAPLYLTHVTVVGTPAFQQGGCRAFLKLYEGHTPVYTSGIYMVSNNVSQFTVNVAGERRGGLQLRGDILIKCYHRTDRGRETIFACQFHTCAISDHTLSFTRQELDTACNDPRFPVDGAVELHFSGPEGRQTLPAPTPAVPFTISDDHITRADSPLLIEECEDEDSDSDDVNHTFGPLDGSIYATIAKKPELSPGAVSSPLTVSMDSGISSAGHQQNANTTASASPPPTAQPSPLSPEEQHRELDELLSDMMLTVQSIPDLKPHQDQSNGGPASDNNFGLDNVQYIDEEEDKNIPYHARQDSRPFSYGVNSNMINESKGLSSPSLVRKASINKSSGDTLRKVQTQVYPDFNAKPVPDFSASNQYSPSNYSTLSSKYSSYTPVHGTLRKKDPIDDIFTSSALSAQPIKREFREEYYKDETRRYDPLKRSLTDSTLRRSPEKITYKSSNSAVTSPYSDSESLSPPGAFRNSTKSPEFHESFTTNGNLTWLQKQQQKLKERREVKLREERQPHETQLMRELRNVQTRHMRPSASHRADGYTSDTTAFADDDDDYTVPLHINTMQKNGGSSNYSTLKSTYSSTVKERPFMKIKREHEHYAQSTESPRTILAQNPMGQIVRAPSRGADTVDSGLLSLVEQEQYSKQSSPRYTPGLYREESIQSWRSQSVNDETSPSHSSSPRPQTPAFPVHARTPYLNASTPTVQFDLPSERLPPKSPTTQRRLSCPTPNKLTKKWSLSPERKDRPTSPSDLTNGSASEYTHTATHRSVSSSGFSDGSYQQSPKTPNYNGSASPTIYYGNSRRNSVGSNNEAPHEVAAAHVEFVRDTSKFWYKASISREEAINMLRNQAPGTFVVRDSNSFPGAFGLALRVAQVPSNVQNKSYSSDELIRHFLIEPTSRGVRLKGCPNEPVFSSLSALVYQHSITQMALPCRLVLPESDLKYTKNVNNPNQVLFTQGAACNVLYLFSMDMESLTGPEAIKKSVLTLLQKAPLPETATVHFKVNGQGITLTDNKRKLFFRKHYPMNTVSYCGLDPEDHKWTVALDDNPIKSSNRIFGFVARKPNVSNSDNQCHLFAELEPEQPATAIVNFVNKILTSSGYKPNMV, from the exons caCTCCCATGATGAAGGAACTCTCAGACATGGACACTTGAATAAG ATGATAACATCGAATTCCTACAATGGTTTCGGCGAGGCGTTGACCACCCAACCCAGACTGTCCAAGAACAACACAAACTCATCAGGAGGCATGGACTTGAGCTATGTCACCGAAAGAATCATATCGTTGTGGTTCTCCCCGTCGACCACGACGCGTGGCTACAAACAGGGCCAGCAACACGTCTCGCAAATGCTCAGAAACAAACACGGAGACAATTACAAG ATATTCAATTTGTCTGAGCCGAAACGCGCCTTGAGGAATGCCCATAAACACGTGAAGGAGGTCGGATGGGCCCTCAACCTGGCTCCGCCTTTGGAAAGACTTTGTAGCGTGTGTAAGGACATCGAGAACTGGCTGAACGAAGACGAACATCGGATTGCCGTCCTGCATGCGAG aGGCAGCAAAGAAAAGTTGGGAGTCATAGTGGCTGCATACATGCATTATTCAAGTATATGCGGAAGCCAGGAGCAGGCGCTCGATAGGTTCTCCATGCGACGGTTCCTGGACGATAACGTCGGGCCTCTGGTCCTGCCGTCGAACAAAAG ATACGTCGAATACTTCGCCGGGTTGTTGTCCCATCACATAAAAATCAACTCCGCACCTCTGTATCTGACTCATGTGACTGTGGTGGGCACTCCGGCCTTCCAACAAGGTGGCTGCAGAGCGTTCCTGAAACTCTACGAGGGACACACGCCCGTCTACACTTCAG GAATTTACATGGTTTCGAATAACGTGAGCCAGTTCACGGTGAACGTGGCCGGCGAAAGGCGAGGCGGGCTGCAACTAAGAGGAGACATCCTGATCAAGTGCTACCATCGAACGGACAGGGGCAGGGAGACGATTTTCGCCTGCCAATTTCACACGTGCGCCATTTCCGATCACACGCTCAGCTTCACCCGCCAAGAGCTCGACACCGCCTGCAACG ATCCACGTTTCCCCGTCGACGGTGCAGTGGAATTGCACTTCTCCGGCCCGGAAGGACGGCAAACACTCCCGGCCCCGACGCCGGCGGTACCGTTCACGATATCCGATGATCACATTACCAGAGCCGACAGTCCACTCCTGATCGAGGAGTGCGAAGATGAGGACTCGGATTCCG ACGACGTGAACCATACGTTTGGACCACTGGACGGTAGCATATACGCCACCATAGCGAAGAAACCGGAGCTGTCTCCCGGTGCCGTCTCTAGTCCCTTGACTGTGTCCATGGACTCTGGCATTTCATCAGCAG GACACCAGCAGAACGCCAACACCACCGCCTCCGCGAGTCCCCCGCCAACCGCCCAGCCGTCCCCCCTCAGTCCGGAGGAACAGCACCGCGAGCTCGACGAACTCCTATCCGACATGATGCTAACGGTCCAGAGCATTCCCGACCTGAAACCCCACCAGGACCAGTCCAACGGCGGCCCGGCGTCCGACAACAACTTCGGCCTGGACAATGTCCAGTACATAGACGAGGAGGAGGACAAGAACATACCGTACCACGCGCGACAGGACAGCAGACCCTTCAGTTACGGCGTCAACTCCAACATGATCAACGAGTCGAAGGGCCTGAGCAGCCCCAGCCTGGTGCGCAAGGCCAGCATCAACAAATCCTCCGGCGACACGCTGAGGAAGGTGCAGACGCAAGTCTATCCGGACTTCAACGCCAAACCGGTGCCGGACTTCTCCGCCTCGAACCAGTACTCGCCGTCCAATTACAGCACCCTGTCGTCGAAGTACTCCAGCTACACGCCGGTGCACGGCACCCTGAGGAAGAAGGACCCGATCGACGACATATTCACGTCGAGTGCTTTAAGTGCGCAGCCGATTAAACGCGAGTTCCGTGAGGAGTACTACAAGGACGAGACCAGGAGGTACGATCCTTTGAAGAGGAGCCTGACCGACAGCACGCTGAGGAGGAGCCCGGAGAAGATCACCTACAAGAGCTCCAACTCGGCGGTCACCAGTCCGTATTCGGATTCGGAGAGCCTGTCGCCGCCCGGAGCTTTCCGGAACAGCACCAAGTCACCGGAGTTCCACGAATC ATTCACGACCAACGGCAACCTGACATGGCTCCAGAAGCAGCAGCAAAAACTGAAGGAGCGCCGCGAGGTGAAGCTGCGCGAGGAACGTCAGCCGCACGAGACGCAGCTGATGAGGGAGCTGCGCAACGTCCAGACCCGGCACATGCGCCCGTCGGCGTCGCACCGCGCAGACGGCTACACCAGCGACACCACGGCCTTCGCCGACGATGACGACGACTACACCGTGCCGCTGCACATCAACACGATGCAGAAGAACGGCGGAAGCTCCAACTACAGCACTTTGAAGTCCACGTATTCGTCGACAGTTAAAGAACGGCCCTTCATGAAGATCAAGAGGGAACACGAGCACTATGCGCAG AGCACAGAATCCCCTCGCACGATCTTAGCTCAGAATCCTATGGGACAGATCGTGAGGGCGCCTTCAAGGGGCGCCGACACAGTGGACAGCGGTCTGCTGTCGCTGGTGGAACAGGAACAGTACAGCAAACAGAGTAGCCCCCGTTACACGCCGGGCCTG TACCGAGAAGAGTCGATCCAATCATGGAGGTCGCAATCCGTAAACGACGAAACGAGCCCATCTCACAGCTCGTCGCCAAGACCGCAGACACCAGCTTTTCCAGTACACGCCCGGACCCCGTACTTGAACGCATCCACGCCAACAGTCCAATTCGATCTACCATCCGAACGACTGCCACCTAAAAGTCCTACAACCCAGCG CCGACTCAGTTGTCCAACTCCTAATAAACTTACTAAGAAGTGGTCACTCTCACCGGAGAG aaaGGACCGTCCTACGTCACCCAGCGATCTAACGAACGGGTCCGCGTCAGAATACACCCACACTGCGACCCATCGCAGTGTCTCGTCATCGGGTTTCTCTGATGGCAGCTACCAACAGAGCCCCAAGACCCCGAACTACAACGGATCGGCGTCTCCGACCATCTATTACGGCAACTCGAGACGGAACTCGGTTGGCTCGAACAACGAGGCACCGCACGAAGTGGCTGCGGCGCACGTTGAATTCGTCAGAGACACCTCTAAATTTTGGTATAAGGCTTCCATATCTAGGGAAGAAG CAATCAACATGTTAAGAAACCAAGCGCCAGGCACCTTCGTCGTAAGAGATTCAAACTCTTTTCCGGGCGCATTCGGGCTGGCCCTAAGGGTGGCCCAAGTGCCCTCGAATGTGCAAAATAAGTCGTACTCCAGCGACGAGCTGATCAGACACTTCCTGATCGAGCCCACATCCAGGGGAGTGCGTCTGAAAGGTTGTCCCAACGAGCCGGTCTTCAGCTCATTGTCCGCATTGGTTTACCAACATTCGATAACACAAATGGCACTGCCGTGCCGCCTCGTCCTTCCGGAGAGTGATCTGAAATACACGAAAAATGTGAACAATCCTAACCAGGTGTTGTTCACGCAGGGGGCAGCTTGTAACGTCTTATATTTGTTCTCGATGGATATGGAATCGTTGACGGGTCCGGAGGCGATTAAGAAGTCGGTTTTGACGCTGTTGCAGAAGGCGCCGCTTCCGGAAACGGCTACCGTGCATTTTAAGGTAAACGGTCAAGGTATTACGTTGACCGACAACAAGAGGAAGTTGTTCTTCAGGAAGCACTATCCTATGAATACCGTTTCTTATTGTGGGCTCGATCCTGAAGATCACAAGTGGACTGTTGCGCTTGATGATAACCCGATTAAGAGTTCGAA tCGTATATTTGGATTCGTGGCAAGAAAACCGAACGTGAGTAACTCCGACAATCAGTGCCATCTTTTCGCAGAACTGGAGCCGGAACAACCGGCGACGGCAATTGTCAACTTCGTCAACAAAATTTTGACGTCCAGTGGCTACAAACCGAATATGGTGTAA
- the LOC109604404 gene encoding tensin-1 isoform X10 yields the protein MHSHDEGTLRHGHLNKMITSNSYNGFGEALTTQPRLSKNNTNSSGGMDLSYVTERIISLWFSPSTTTRGYKQGQQHVSQMLRNKHGDNYKIFNLSEPKRALRNAHKHVKEVGWALNLAPPLERLCSVCKDIENWLNEDEHRIAVLHARGSKEKLGVIVAAYMHYSSICGSQEQALDRFSMRRFLDDNVGPLVLPSNKRYVEYFAGLLSHHIKINSAPLYLTHVTVVGTPAFQQGGCRAFLKLYEGHTPVYTSGIYMVSNNVSQFTVNVAGERRGGLQLRGDILIKCYHRTDRGRETIFACQFHTCAISDHTLSFTRQELDTACNDPRFPVDGAVELHFSGPEGRQTLPAPTPAVPFTISDDHITRADSPLLIEECEDEDSDSDDVNHTFGPLDGSIYATIAKKPELSPGAVSSPLTVSMDSGISSAGHQQNANTTASASPPPTAQPSPLSPEEQHRELDELLSDMMLTVQSIPDLKPHQDQSNGGPASDNNFGLDNVQYIDEEEDKNIPYHARQDSRPFSYGVNSNMINESKGLSSPSLVRKASINKSSGDTLRKVQTQVYPDFNAKPVPDFSASNQYSPSNYSTLSSKYSSYTPVHGTLRKKDPIDDIFTSSALSAQPIKREFREEYYKDETRRYDPLKRSLTDSTLRRSPEKITYKSSNSAVTSPYSDSESLSPPGAFRNSTKSPEFHESFTTNGNLTWLQKQQQKLKERREVKLREERQPHETQLMRELRNVQTRHMRPSASHRADGYTSDTTAFADDDDDYTVPLHINTMQKNGGSSNYSTLKSTYSSTVKERPFMKIKREHEHYAQSTESPRTILAQNPMGQIVRAPSRGADTVDSGLLSLVEQEQYSKQSSPRYTPGLYREESIQSWRSQSVNDETSPSHSSSPRPQTPAFPVHARTPYLNASTPTVQFDLPSERLPPKSPTTQRRLSCPTPNKLTKKWSLSPERKDRPTSPSDLTNGSASEYTHTATHRSVSSSGFSDGSYQQSPKTPNYNGSASPTIYYGNSRRNSVGSNNEAPHEVAAAHVEFVRDTSKFWYKASISREEAINMLRNQAPGTFVVRDSNSFPGAFGLALRVAQVPSNVQNKSYSSDELIRHFLIEPTSRGVRLKGCPNEPVFSSLSALVYQHSITQMALPCRLVLPESDLKYTKNVNNPNQVLFTQGAACNVLYLFSMDMESLTGPEAIKKSVLTLLQKAPLPETATVHFKVNGQGITLTDNKRKLFFRKHYPMNTVSYCGLDPEDHKWTVALDDNPIKSSNRIFGFVARKPNVSNSDNQCHLFAELEPEQPATAIVNFVNKILTSSGYKPNMV from the exons caCTCCCATGATGAAGGAACTCTCAGACATGGACACTTGAATAAG ATGATAACATCGAATTCCTACAATGGTTTCGGCGAGGCGTTGACCACCCAACCCAGACTGTCCAAGAACAACACAAACTCATCAGGAGGCATGGACTTGAGCTATGTCACCGAAAGAATCATATCGTTGTGGTTCTCCCCGTCGACCACGACGCGTGGCTACAAACAGGGCCAGCAACACGTCTCGCAAATGCTCAGAAACAAACACGGAGACAATTACAAG ATATTCAATTTGTCTGAGCCGAAACGCGCCTTGAGGAATGCCCATAAACACGTGAAGGAGGTCGGATGGGCCCTCAACCTGGCTCCGCCTTTGGAAAGACTTTGTAGCGTGTGTAAGGACATCGAGAACTGGCTGAACGAAGACGAACATCGGATTGCCGTCCTGCATGCGAG aGGCAGCAAAGAAAAGTTGGGAGTCATAGTGGCTGCATACATGCATTATTCAAGTATATGCGGAAGCCAGGAGCAGGCGCTCGATAGGTTCTCCATGCGACGGTTCCTGGACGATAACGTCGGGCCTCTGGTCCTGCCGTCGAACAAAAG ATACGTCGAATACTTCGCCGGGTTGTTGTCCCATCACATAAAAATCAACTCCGCACCTCTGTATCTGACTCATGTGACTGTGGTGGGCACTCCGGCCTTCCAACAAGGTGGCTGCAGAGCGTTCCTGAAACTCTACGAGGGACACACGCCCGTCTACACTTCAG GAATTTACATGGTTTCGAATAACGTGAGCCAGTTCACGGTGAACGTGGCCGGCGAAAGGCGAGGCGGGCTGCAACTAAGAGGAGACATCCTGATCAAGTGCTACCATCGAACGGACAGGGGCAGGGAGACGATTTTCGCCTGCCAATTTCACACGTGCGCCATTTCCGATCACACGCTCAGCTTCACCCGCCAAGAGCTCGACACCGCCTGCAACG ATCCACGTTTCCCCGTCGACGGTGCAGTGGAATTGCACTTCTCCGGCCCGGAAGGACGGCAAACACTCCCGGCCCCGACGCCGGCGGTACCGTTCACGATATCCGATGATCACATTACCAGAGCCGACAGTCCACTCCTGATCGAGGAGTGCGAAGATGAGGACTCGGATTCCG ACGACGTGAACCATACGTTTGGACCACTGGACGGTAGCATATACGCCACCATAGCGAAGAAACCGGAGCTGTCTCCCGGTGCCGTCTCTAGTCCCTTGACTGTGTCCATGGACTCTGGCATTTCATCAGCAG GACACCAGCAGAACGCCAACACCACCGCCTCCGCGAGTCCCCCGCCAACCGCCCAGCCGTCCCCCCTCAGTCCGGAGGAACAGCACCGCGAGCTCGACGAACTCCTATCCGACATGATGCTAACGGTCCAGAGCATTCCCGACCTGAAACCCCACCAGGACCAGTCCAACGGCGGCCCGGCGTCCGACAACAACTTCGGCCTGGACAATGTCCAGTACATAGACGAGGAGGAGGACAAGAACATACCGTACCACGCGCGACAGGACAGCAGACCCTTCAGTTACGGCGTCAACTCCAACATGATCAACGAGTCGAAGGGCCTGAGCAGCCCCAGCCTGGTGCGCAAGGCCAGCATCAACAAATCCTCCGGCGACACGCTGAGGAAGGTGCAGACGCAAGTCTATCCGGACTTCAACGCCAAACCGGTGCCGGACTTCTCCGCCTCGAACCAGTACTCGCCGTCCAATTACAGCACCCTGTCGTCGAAGTACTCCAGCTACACGCCGGTGCACGGCACCCTGAGGAAGAAGGACCCGATCGACGACATATTCACGTCGAGTGCTTTAAGTGCGCAGCCGATTAAACGCGAGTTCCGTGAGGAGTACTACAAGGACGAGACCAGGAGGTACGATCCTTTGAAGAGGAGCCTGACCGACAGCACGCTGAGGAGGAGCCCGGAGAAGATCACCTACAAGAGCTCCAACTCGGCGGTCACCAGTCCGTATTCGGATTCGGAGAGCCTGTCGCCGCCCGGAGCTTTCCGGAACAGCACCAAGTCACCGGAGTTCCACGAATC ATTCACGACCAACGGCAACCTGACATGGCTCCAGAAGCAGCAGCAAAAACTGAAGGAGCGCCGCGAGGTGAAGCTGCGCGAGGAACGTCAGCCGCACGAGACGCAGCTGATGAGGGAGCTGCGCAACGTCCAGACCCGGCACATGCGCCCGTCGGCGTCGCACCGCGCAGACGGCTACACCAGCGACACCACGGCCTTCGCCGACGATGACGACGACTACACCGTGCCGCTGCACATCAACACGATGCAGAAGAACGGCGGAAGCTCCAACTACAGCACTTTGAAGTCCACGTATTCGTCGACAGTTAAAGAACGGCCCTTCATGAAGATCAAGAGGGAACACGAGCACTATGCGCAG AGCACAGAATCCCCTCGCACGATCTTAGCTCAGAATCCTATGGGACAGATCGTGAGGGCGCCTTCAAGGGGCGCCGACACAGTGGACAGCGGTCTGCTGTCGCTGGTGGAACAGGAACAGTACAGCAAACAGAGTAGCCCCCGTTACACGCCGGGCCTG TACCGAGAAGAGTCGATCCAATCATGGAGGTCGCAATCCGTAAACGACGAAACGAGCCCATCTCACAGCTCGTCGCCAAGACCGCAGACACCAGCTTTTCCAGTACACGCCCGGACCCCGTACTTGAACGCATCCACGCCAACAGTCCAATTCGATCTACCATCCGAACGACTGCCACCTAAAAGTCCTACAACCCAGCG CCGACTCAGTTGTCCAACTCCTAATAAACTTACTAAGAAGTGGTCACTCTCACCGGAGAG aaaGGACCGTCCTACGTCACCCAGCGATCTAACGAACGGGTCCGCGTCAGAATACACCCACACTGCGACCCATCGCAGTGTCTCGTCATCGGGTTTCTCTGATGGCAGCTACCAACAGAGCCCCAAGACCCCGAACTACAACGGATCGGCGTCTCCGACCATCTATTACGGCAACTCGAGACGGAACTCGGTTGGCTCGAACAACGAGGCACCGCACGAAGTGGCTGCGGCGCACGTTGAATTCGTCAGAGACACCTCTAAATTTTGGTATAAGGCTTCCATATCTAGGGAAGAAG CAATCAACATGTTAAGAAACCAAGCGCCAGGCACCTTCGTCGTAAGAGATTCAAACTCTTTTCCGGGCGCATTCGGGCTGGCCCTAAGGGTGGCCCAAGTGCCCTCGAATGTGCAAAATAAGTCGTACTCCAGCGACGAGCTGATCAGACACTTCCTGATCGAGCCCACATCCAGGGGAGTGCGTCTGAAAGGTTGTCCCAACGAGCCGGTCTTCAGCTCATTGTCCGCATTGGTTTACCAACATTCGATAACACAAATGGCACTGCCGTGCCGCCTCGTCCTTCCGGAGAGTGATCTGAAATACACGAAAAATGTGAACAATCCTAACCAGGTGTTGTTCACGCAGGGGGCAGCTTGTAACGTCTTATATTTGTTCTCGATGGATATGGAATCGTTGACGGGTCCGGAGGCGATTAAGAAGTCGGTTTTGACGCTGTTGCAGAAGGCGCCGCTTCCGGAAACGGCTACCGTGCATTTTAAGGTAAACGGTCAAGGTATTACGTTGACCGACAACAAGAGGAAGTTGTTCTTCAGGAAGCACTATCCTATGAATACCGTTTCTTATTGTGGGCTCGATCCTGAAGATCACAAGTGGACTGTTGCGCTTGATGATAACCCGATTAAGAGTTCGAA tCGTATATTTGGATTCGTGGCAAGAAAACCGAACGTGAGTAACTCCGACAATCAGTGCCATCTTTTCGCAGAACTGGAGCCGGAACAACCGGCGACGGCAATTGTCAACTTCGTCAACAAAATTTTGACGTCCAGTGGCTACAAACCGAATATGGTGTAA